Proteins encoded by one window of Haliotis asinina isolate JCU_RB_2024 chromosome 6, JCU_Hal_asi_v2, whole genome shotgun sequence:
- the LOC137286613 gene encoding protein FAM76B-like has protein sequence MAALFSCTKCHSRHPFEELSQGEQLCKDCRNNYPIVKCTYCRAEFQQVNKGSTHSICKKCAYNVKVYGKPTACEYCSVIAAFIGNKCQRCTNSEKKWGPPSTCEQCKQKCAFDRNDDSRRKVDGKLLCWLCTLAYKRVLAKAKRHREHDAQKIASGANRASTDSQPDNLLAKLESKVSQSESRLNEAESRLEKHWSINRLFKLSGIDLDKTPTKTGSSGSGGGGGSNNHHSNSKEESRSRSSEKKDRHKHARHHDKRDKSHSKSSKSKSHHSKHKSEDASSPTSPNKKARTEKNSSNGVSTPKSTSSSITDTAATMDIGSSDQMIAITQLREQLESLKKQLQGKDQQLKEKDKKINELKAEKWEFEKDSRTKLNTLQKQSSDTIDTLQVRNRELMRQVSALQKNNKKTVIAESPHL, from the exons ATGGCTGCATTGTTTTCCTGTACGAAATGTCATAGTAGACACCCATTTGAAGAGTTATCTCAAGGCGAACAGTTATGCAAA GACTGTCGGAATAATTATCCTATTGTCAAGTGCACATATTGTCGAGCAGAATTCCAACAAGTCAA taaAGGCAGCACCCACTCTATCTGTAAGAAATGTGCCTACAATGTTAAAGTATATGGGAAG CCTACAGCCTGTGAATACTGCAGTGTGATAGCAGCCTTCATAGGTAACAAATGCCAGCGGTGCACTAACTCTGAGAAAAAGTGGGGCCCTCCTTCTACCTGTGAACAGTGCAAGCAGAAATGTGCATTTGACAGAAATGATGACAGTCGCAGAAAG GTTGATGGCAAGTTGCTCTGCTGGTTATGCACTTTGGCATATAAACGTGTATTAGCTAAAGCCAAAAGGCATCGAGAACACGATGCCCAGAAAATTGCCAGTGGAGCAAATCGAGCCAGTACTGACAGTCAGCCAGATAATTTACTGGCCAAGCTGGAGAGTAAAGTCAGTCAGAGTGAGAGTCGACTGAATGAAGCAGAATCTCGACTTGAGAAACATTGGAGCATTAACCGTCTGTTTAAACTGAGTGGCATTGACCTAGATAAGACCCCAACAAAGACTGGTTCTAGTGGTAGTGGTGGGGGTGGCGGAAGCAACAACCACCATAGCAACAGCAAGGAAGAAAGCCGTAGTCGGAGCAGTGAGAAAAAGGACAGGCACAAACATGCTCGACATCACGACAAACGAGACAAGTCACACAGCAAGAGTAGCAAGTCAAAATCACATCACTCAAAACATAA GTCAGAAGATGCTTCATCTCCCACTAGTCCAAACAAGAAAGCAAGAACAGAAAAAAATTCCTCAAATGGTGTATCTACTCCAAAAAG TACCAGCAGCAGTATAACAGACACAGCAGCTACGATGGACATTGGGTCCTCAGATCAGATGATTGCCATTACACAGCTTCGAGAACAGCTGGAATCTCTTAAGAAGCAGCTGCAAGGCAAAGACCAACAGCTCAAGGAGAAGGATAAAAAA ATTAATGAACTTAAAGCAGAAAAATGGGAATTTGAAAAAGATTCAAGAACAAAACTGAATACTCTACAAAAACAAAGTTCTGACACAATAGATACTTTACAG GTCAGGAACCGTGAATTAATGCGTCAAGTTTCAGCcttacaaaaaaacaacaagaagacaGTCATTGCAGAGAGTCCTCATTTATGA